From a region of the Balaenoptera musculus isolate JJ_BM4_2016_0621 chromosome 15, mBalMus1.pri.v3, whole genome shotgun sequence genome:
- the LOC118880999 gene encoding LOW QUALITY PROTEIN: uncharacterized protein C20orf203 (The sequence of the model RefSeq protein was modified relative to this genomic sequence to represent the inferred CDS: deleted 4 bases in 3 codons), whose protein sequence is MGALDSVVLETTTSRTPRYLTPDAGHQQAPSPQRPAPYQERIWVGGEEEVRGPWLSKVGRRDREVGRGPRESCWEGQRPEGMPRASVGGWGLPSAVLAPGPATWFQGCSCLPSLPGKTPAPLISKQQPLPDSSQSLFN, encoded by the exons ATGGGGGCCCTGGACAGCGTAGTCTTGGAAACCACGACATCCAGGACCCCCAGATACCTCAC CCCAGACGCTGGGCACCAACAGGCTCCTTCTCCCCAGCGCCCAGCCCCTTATCAGGAAAGG ATTTGggttggtggggaggaggaagtcCGAGGCCCCTGGCTC AGCAAGGTGGGTAGGAGAGatagggaagtggggagggggccaCGGGAGTCCTGCTGGGAGGGCCAGAGGCCAGAAGGGATGCCCAGAGCCAGCGTTGGGGGGTGGGGTTTGCCAAGCGCTGTCCTTGCT CCCGGCCCTGCGACATGGTTCCAGGGCTGCTCCTGCCTTCCATCCTTGCCAGGCAAGACGCCGGCACCTTTAATTAGCAAGCAGCAGCCTCTCCCCGATTCATCACAGTCACTGTTTAATTAG